CTGGGTTCCTTGCTTGGATACCAAAGACATCATCGAGACCATATGTTAAGTGATCTCAATTGCTCGTATGCATCCCGGTAGATCACCCGTCCCGGTTCGAGCAATGCGATACCTGAGGGTCAGGTGCACTCATCAGGCGACGGCGCTCGGCTTGCGTGGCCCGTATGGAACTGCGCAATCGGCGCACACGGCCGCGCGAGACCCGCCAGCGTGTATTGACACGCCAGACCGCGTACTTGCAATCTAGGCCTAAGGAGCGTCGAAACTCCTCTAGTAGCGGTACCCACCTCCGTCAAACCGGTGGGTTTTTTGTGCCTGCACTTCGCAGGCGCAACCGACGCGATGCCTGCGTCGGGAGGGCGGCTAATACAACACCCTTCGGGGGAATATGCCCGCCGGCTACTAGCGGTTTCGAACCTCCCGACATCCCGTCGCCGTTGGCGGCGGTTCTTGGGTTGTTCCAGGAGGGCGTTGCCATGTCTACCGCACCATCCATGCCGGTATCTGTGCCGGTTGATCTGTTGCCAGCTTCCGCTCACCGCCTGCGGTGGGATGTGGGCGAGGTGCTGTGCCGGCTCGCCGCACGCGCAGCTGTTGAGCAGGCGAACGACGATCCCGTGCATTCGCTGACTCGACAGCTCGTTGTGTTGCCGCGCCCCTCGCGTGGCCAGTTCGCACGCAGGGCTGTGCCGTTGCAGCAGTACGTCGCTGCAACCATCACCCGCCATCACCCGGAGGCGCCATGACAAGCCGCCGCCACCCCCCGCATCTGCCAGCGCACGGCCCACCCGCACACGGACTCGCCCCGCGCCGCCCAAGCGGGTGCAGTGGGTCGTTGTGGAACCCGACCGCACCAAGCTGCCACCGATGCTGCCACCCGACCCGGACGCCTCCCCGCAAGGCCCCGGCACGCTACGCGCACCCCGCCGTGCCCGCCGCCCGCGCCAATGCACCGTCAGCTACACCCATTACCCCGGGGCCCACGACCACGGCGGCGACCAGCACGTGCCCCACGTCCGCCTCAGCGGCCTATGGCTGGAACAATTGGGCTTTGCCATCGGCACCAAGCTGCGTATCACCGCCAGCGCAGGGCAGTTGTTGATGGAGGTGTTGCCGCCGGTGGAGGCGCCGGCCGCATCCCGCAGAGCGCGACGGTAGCTGGAACGAAGTCGCAGTGGCGGTGTCGTGGTTCAACAGGCCAACCTTCCCGACCGAAG
The window above is part of the Xanthomonas campestris pv. badrii genome. Proteins encoded here:
- a CDS encoding SymE family type I addiction module toxin, which encodes MTRRRHDKPPPPPASASARPTRTRTRPAPPKRVQWVVVEPDRTKLPPMLPPDPDASPQGPGTLRAPRRARRPRQCTVSYTHYPGAHDHGGDQHVPHVRLSGLWLEQLGFAIGTKLRITASAGQLLMEVLPPVEAPAASRRARR